Proteins co-encoded in one Pseudobdellovibrionaceae bacterium genomic window:
- a CDS encoding TetR/AcrR family transcriptional regulator — protein MRKKKKPSPRVPRQERAQTTYTSILEATERILRTEGLGKLSTNRIAKIAGVSIGSVYQYFPDKKAILKLAGESYGEKYRARFRAHVEAAKATNLKAALRALLDGVVHAHRFDPRTHAAIAEIRAGQPPVKDRGPYYDYFATTLAAHRSEIRRRDPEIYVHAVFQTLDALAHVITERRVPGGDEKKYADEIVRMVHAYLTVKM, from the coding sequence ATGCGGAAGAAGAAAAAACCGTCCCCGCGCGTGCCCCGTCAGGAGCGCGCGCAAACGACCTATACCAGCATCCTCGAGGCCACCGAACGTATTCTGCGTACGGAGGGGCTGGGGAAACTCAGCACGAACCGCATCGCCAAGATCGCGGGCGTGAGCATCGGTTCGGTTTACCAGTATTTCCCGGATAAAAAAGCGATCCTCAAATTGGCGGGCGAAAGTTACGGCGAAAAGTATCGCGCCCGTTTCCGCGCGCACGTCGAAGCCGCCAAAGCCACGAATCTGAAGGCCGCCCTGCGCGCGCTTCTGGACGGCGTCGTGCACGCCCATCGCTTTGATCCGCGCACGCACGCGGCCATCGCCGAAATCCGCGCGGGACAGCCGCCCGTGAAAGATCGCGGACCTTATTACGACTACTTCGCGACGACGCTCGCCGCGCACCGAAGCGAGATCCGTCGCCGCGATCCCGAAATCTACGTGCACGCCGTTTTCCAGACGCTCGATGCGCTGGCCCACGTGATCACCGAACGTCGCGTGCCCGGCGGTGACGAAAAGAAATACGCCGACGAGATCGTGCGTATGGTGCATGCTTACCTGACCGTTAAAATGTGA